From Sulfuracidifex tepidarius, one genomic window encodes:
- a CDS encoding DUF488 domain-containing protein, protein MIKVKRIYDSAGKDDGVRILVDKLWPRGISKDKVDVWLKDVAPSEKLRKWYNHDPNKWEEFKRKYFEELEKNPKVEVLLQLTKKDTNVTLVYASKSPYNNAFALKEYLEKLLTK, encoded by the coding sequence ATGATAAAGGTAAAAAGGATTTACGATTCTGCAGGGAAGGATGACGGAGTAAGAATATTGGTAGACAAATTATGGCCTAGAGGTATCAGTAAGGATAAAGTAGACGTATGGCTTAAAGACGTTGCTCCAAGCGAGAAATTGAGAAAATGGTATAATCACGATCCCAACAAATGGGAAGAGTTCAAGAGGAAATACTTTGAGGAATTAGAGAAAAACCCTAAAGTTGAGGTATTATTACAGTTAACTAAAAAAGATACTAATGTGACCTTAGTTTACGCTTCTAAATCACCTTATAATAACGCTTTTGCATTAAAAGAGTATTTGGAAAAGCTATTAACAAAGTGA
- a CDS encoding energy-coupling factor transporter transmembrane component T family protein: MGFKGFEKLTTYVEYKTPYHLLHPLTKLLIVVIVTIICAESIWWVDLIIGIASLYFYYLLRRIRLILSFSLLQMIGSVLDYSYFVSPVVLREIFGNNLTIIWKFPSYFVFMGFVPYLTLQAIIYSFQVSMRIWTMLMYSGLIFLTTTPSQIIRSFHKMKVPMSITFAITVGLVSLPRIFDTADTIIKLQLMKGIGYKKRIKFLYNLRAMFESIIPLFIYEFKKAKTVSISAETRAFMAYKKRTYIDDITFSKIDKIVVTIMIAALIIDTYLVIVGMIPSIPFHP; encoded by the coding sequence TTGGGATTCAAAGGTTTTGAAAAATTAACCACATACGTTGAATACAAAACTCCTTATCATCTGTTACATCCTTTAACTAAACTGCTAATAGTTGTAATTGTAACTATTATTTGTGCCGAATCAATATGGTGGGTAGACTTGATAATAGGGATAGCTTCATTATATTTCTACTATTTATTAAGAAGAATTAGATTAATATTGTCATTTTCTTTGCTCCAAATGATAGGTAGTGTATTGGATTATTCATATTTTGTCTCTCCAGTAGTTCTTAGGGAGATATTCGGAAATAATTTAACCATAATATGGAAGTTTCCTTCATATTTCGTTTTCATGGGTTTTGTCCCTTATCTTACTTTACAAGCAATAATTTACTCTTTCCAAGTTAGCATGAGAATTTGGACAATGTTAATGTATTCAGGATTAATATTTCTCACAACTACTCCTTCTCAAATAATCAGATCATTTCATAAAATGAAAGTACCTATGTCTATAACTTTTGCAATAACTGTAGGCTTAGTTTCTCTTCCCAGAATATTCGACACTGCGGATACAATAATAAAACTTCAATTAATGAAAGGAATAGGATATAAGAAAAGAATCAAATTCCTATATAATTTAAGAGCAATGTTTGAATCTATAATACCTCTCTTCATTTATGAATTCAAGAAAGCTAAGACTGTAAGCATTTCAGCAGAGACGAGAGCATTCATGGCTTACAAAAAGAGAACTTATATTGACGATATAACGTTTTCGAAAATTGATAAAATAGTAGTTACGATAATGATTGCAGCTCTTATTATTGATACTTACTTGGTTATAGTAGGCATGATACCGTCTATTCCTTTCCATCCGTGA
- a CDS encoding ABC transporter ATP-binding protein: protein MFLEIKDLKVSYPEKSYSLFFDSLNVNEGESVLVTGRSGSGKSTLLNSINGVIPNEIEAEEEGEIKVFGLNVKSSTIQEISTKVGTLLQDPDAQIFNYYVIEELAFGAENLNLPKDEIISRIKEVSELVGISHLLNRETLRLSGGEKQRIVLGSILAMNPKALILDEPTSSIDLKGTKEILSNLRRLKDRVSMIIAEHKINKVIDFVDRIIILDKGKILCDVKKSDIREIDFDELGIEPLEIRSLPERRRFNENILEAYIKVSDGKRLIVDTKIELKKGITALIGNNGSGKSTLLKAIAGILPSNLKFSGYIKVNDREISKLTVEERGEIIAYLPQDVDLMFTKKTVKDEISYPAKLRRKYNEKVINELIRKFNLPEDQDPFLLSVGQKRRVAISSLLATGVKVFLLDEPTTRQDWYNRKMLGEELKSIDASFLVVTHDPLFVYYYADMVYTMDEGKLGLASPEEIIKDYYKGD, encoded by the coding sequence ATGTTTCTTGAAATTAAAGATTTGAAGGTTTCTTATCCAGAAAAATCTTATTCATTATTTTTTGATTCACTGAATGTAAATGAGGGTGAATCTGTTTTAGTTACAGGAAGATCGGGCTCTGGAAAATCTACTTTACTTAATTCAATTAATGGGGTAATTCCAAACGAGATCGAAGCTGAGGAGGAAGGAGAGATCAAAGTTTTTGGATTAAACGTAAAATCCTCAACGATTCAAGAAATCTCCACTAAAGTTGGAACTCTTCTACAGGATCCTGACGCACAAATATTCAATTATTATGTAATAGAGGAGTTAGCTTTCGGAGCTGAGAATTTGAATCTTCCTAAGGATGAGATTATTTCGAGAATAAAAGAAGTTTCCGAATTAGTGGGAATATCGCATTTACTTAATAGGGAAACGTTAAGACTTTCGGGAGGAGAAAAACAGAGGATTGTTTTAGGTAGCATTTTAGCCATGAATCCTAAAGCCTTGATTCTTGATGAACCCACTTCAAGTATAGATTTGAAAGGTACAAAGGAGATACTATCTAATTTGAGAAGACTTAAAGATAGAGTGAGCATGATAATCGCAGAACATAAAATAAATAAAGTAATAGATTTTGTAGATAGAATAATAATTCTAGATAAAGGAAAAATTCTTTGTGACGTTAAAAAGTCTGATATAAGGGAAATAGATTTTGACGAATTGGGTATAGAACCATTAGAAATTAGGAGTCTTCCAGAAAGGAGAAGATTTAATGAAAATATCTTGGAAGCTTACATTAAAGTTTCCGATGGGAAGAGATTAATAGTAGATACTAAAATAGAATTAAAGAAAGGAATAACTGCATTAATAGGGAATAACGGAAGTGGTAAATCTACGTTATTGAAGGCTATTGCAGGAATTTTACCTTCCAATCTAAAATTTTCTGGTTATATTAAAGTAAATGATAGGGAAATTTCTAAGCTTACTGTAGAAGAGAGGGGAGAGATAATAGCTTATTTACCTCAGGACGTAGATTTAATGTTCACCAAGAAGACGGTAAAGGATGAAATTTCATATCCTGCAAAGCTTAGGAGAAAATACAATGAGAAAGTTATTAATGAACTTATTAGAAAATTCAATTTGCCTGAGGATCAAGATCCTTTTCTTCTCTCCGTAGGGCAGAAAAGGAGAGTTGCAATCTCCTCACTCTTAGCTACAGGAGTTAAGGTTTTCTTACTCGATGAACCTACTACCAGACAGGATTGGTATAATAGGAAAATGTTAGGAGAGGAGTTGAAAAGCATTGATGCAAGTTTTCTTGTTGTTACTCATGATCCCTTATTTGTTTATTATTATGCTGATATGGTTTATACGATGGATGAAGGAAAGTTAGGATTAGCTTCTCCAGAGGAAATAATCAAGGATTATTATAAAGGTGATTAA
- the cas7d gene encoding type I-D CRISPR-associated protein Cas7/Csc2, protein MTTHIRRRLNKIRGKDNEWHCSLRATTATGRKEERMGGLCRECPNCMTFGYAVGEEEKYNLKSRIEGDVYLATLPEKKSIVIRTFNFAGVKGAKVPFR, encoded by the coding sequence ATTACGACTCATATAAGGAGGAGATTAAATAAAATAAGGGGTAAAGACAATGAATGGCACTGTTCCTTAAGGGCTACAACCGCTACAGGTAGAAAGGAGGAAAGGATGGGAGGGCTATGCAGAGAATGTCCCAACTGCATGACATTTGGCTACGCAGTAGGAGAGGAAGAGAAGTATAACTTGAAGAGTAGAATAGAAGGAGACGTATATTTAGCAACGTTGCCGGAAAAGAAGAGCATAGTAATAAGGACCTTTAACTTTGCGGGGGTTAAGGGGGCGAAAGTCCCCTTCCGTTAG
- a CDS encoding conjugal transfer protein encodes MDFVPFGFGDSADVFLASLIYLLTITLAVATIKYAVMLAIVDTIPLWATLWIFEWTRKIAMMVIDLLIGLMVAGLIAAVTFAILATLPLGALMFAIDPIAMDGEFLFTAAFFVFGLRPGEHMMSAFRRKNQGESGNTVVVVNNSGGV; translated from the coding sequence ATGGATTTCGTTCCTTTCGGCTTCGGAGATTCTGCTGATGTTTTTCTTGCATCACTGATATATCTTTTAACTATCACGTTAGCTGTAGCCACGATTAAGTATGCGGTAATGTTAGCAATTGTAGACACAATTCCTCTCTGGGCAACACTTTGGATATTTGAATGGACTAGGAAAATTGCTATGATGGTAATAGACTTACTGATAGGTTTAATGGTAGCAGGGCTGATAGCTGCAGTAACATTCGCTATATTGGCAACATTGCCATTAGGAGCGTTAATGTTCGCTATTGACCCAATCGCTATGGATGGGGAATTTTTGTTCACTGCAGCTTTCTTTGTCTTTGGACTAAGACCCGGAGAGCATATGATGAGCGCATTCAGGAGGAAAAATCAAGGAGAATCTGGGAATACAGTAGTTGTTGTGAATAATAGTGGGGGGGTCTAG
- a CDS encoding ATP-binding protein, whose amino-acid sequence MLIKSQDILLSLLQTTCPLCSGELEVGSDFLRCKLCEFQFTLRGDKELEPIYRKAGSLFSESLYSESFMLFIEGLKKHCGELTEENRKLCLNSAYNAATCSWFLLEKKEELKWLFYSLHLLLWCVKNGDQGEDIARLGSNLLSYKETLEMKGKMPRGEEEGFAELEKEVKEREKRKEEEEHRKEVEEVLDETVVEIGRDDKGKGEVNCDSPREPLIEYDGEGRITDITMGCSSINFSFMGGNKAVKEELFTSIILGYKNPDLLKKYNLSVKSNVLLYGPPGNGKTTYMKALAGEAKIPYLVILPSTVLDMYIGNSEKNLNKVFSFAKEHSPFLLAFDEIDSIAFNRGARPDDARGSVVNQLLYEVSSVPEDSKLYIIAATNYPWNLDTALLRSGRLDKWVFVPHPNREEREEIFSLYLKNVSGKDIDAEKLAEMTEWASAAEIKSVVKDTLVRKVKEEIAKGKESPLTQLDFERTLKERTNLGVVTKAWYVEAIGKLSQNSNLMLDQDVVSYLNEIKEKLRGGKDRERRYM is encoded by the coding sequence ATGCTTATTAAATCTCAAGATATACTTCTCTCGTTGCTCCAGACTACTTGTCCCTTGTGTAGCGGGGAACTAGAGGTAGGATCAGACTTTCTCAGGTGCAAACTATGCGAATTCCAGTTCACACTTCGAGGAGACAAGGAGTTAGAACCCATCTATAGGAAGGCTGGATCACTTTTCTCTGAGTCTCTATATTCAGAGTCCTTCATGCTTTTTATAGAAGGGCTAAAGAAGCACTGTGGGGAATTAACAGAGGAAAACAGGAAACTATGCCTGAACTCAGCGTATAATGCTGCCACTTGTAGTTGGTTTTTACTGGAGAAAAAGGAAGAGTTGAAGTGGCTATTTTATTCCTTACACCTCCTCCTCTGGTGCGTGAAGAACGGCGACCAAGGGGAAGACATAGCTAGGCTGGGAAGTAACCTCTTGAGTTACAAGGAGACATTGGAGATGAAAGGAAAAATGCCTAGGGGTGAGGAGGAAGGGTTTGCCGAGCTCGAAAAGGAGGTGAAGGAAAGGGAGAAAAGAAAGGAAGAGGAGGAGCACCGAAAGGAGGTTGAGGAAGTCCTAGACGAAACAGTTGTGGAGATAGGGAGAGACGACAAGGGAAAAGGAGAGGTGAATTGCGACAGCCCGCGGGAACCCCTGATAGAATATGACGGTGAGGGGAGAATAACAGACATCACCATGGGGTGTTCATCCATCAATTTCTCCTTCATGGGAGGGAACAAGGCAGTTAAAGAGGAGCTCTTTACCTCGATTATCTTGGGGTACAAGAACCCTGACTTGCTCAAGAAGTACAACTTATCGGTGAAGTCAAACGTGTTGCTATACGGACCTCCAGGAAACGGTAAGACCACCTACATGAAGGCATTAGCGGGGGAGGCCAAGATCCCTTACCTGGTGATTCTCCCCAGTACAGTCCTGGACATGTACATAGGAAATAGCGAGAAGAACTTGAACAAGGTGTTTAGCTTTGCTAAGGAACACTCTCCCTTCCTGCTCGCCTTTGACGAGATTGACTCCATAGCATTCAACAGGGGTGCACGCCCCGACGACGCTAGGGGTTCGGTGGTGAACCAGTTGCTTTACGAGGTGAGCTCCGTCCCAGAGGATTCTAAACTTTACATAATTGCTGCAACCAACTACCCGTGGAACCTGGACACAGCCTTGTTGAGATCGGGGAGGTTAGACAAGTGGGTCTTCGTCCCGCATCCGAACAGGGAGGAAAGGGAAGAGATATTCTCCCTCTATTTGAAGAACGTATCAGGGAAGGACATAGATGCGGAGAAGCTAGCTGAGATGACAGAGTGGGCCTCAGCTGCCGAGATCAAGTCTGTGGTTAAGGACACGCTGGTGAGGAAAGTCAAAGAGGAAATCGCCAAGGGAAAAGAGTCACCCTTGACCCAATTAGACTTTGAAAGGACACTCAAGGAGAGGACCAACCTAGGGGTGGTGACTAAAGCGTGGTACGTTGAAGCAATAGGTAAGTTGAGCCAGAACAGTAACTTGATGCTGGACCAAGATGTGGTGAGTTACCTCAACGAGATCAAGGAGAAGCTCCGCGGAGGGAAGGACAGGGAGAGGAGGTACATGTAG
- a CDS encoding helix-turn-helix transcriptional regulator — protein sequence MVRVLKEIMTRGSCVKFSEIEDATGLHSQTLSRILDRLIEAGLIRKCFDFNKKDRGYAALVSPSITYLDLSVYLEHDRVTDKSVVLKHRFKCKIINNSIPISKVSVYIYGDIEWTKPFIFKTPNTQNTIPLTKEICPNNYCHFIMDLGKVIEYGEKASYDYEFYLYYFPPEDYFDIFYHEKIVKGKVFIRSNLISDVDAESYASIVKRQTSTGISLSFSN from the coding sequence ATAGTCAGGGTTCTAAAAGAAATAATGACTCGGGGTTCCTGTGTTAAGTTCAGTGAAATTGAAGACGCCACCGGGTTACACTCTCAGACGCTTTCCAGGATCTTAGATAGACTTATAGAAGCTGGATTAATTAGGAAGTGTTTCGATTTTAACAAGAAGGATAGAGGATACGCAGCGCTGGTCTCTCCCTCTATTACTTATCTAGATCTTTCAGTTTACTTAGAACATGATAGAGTGACCGATAAAAGCGTGGTACTTAAACATCGATTTAAGTGTAAAATCATAAACAACAGTATACCCATAAGCAAGGTAAGCGTCTATATTTACGGAGATATTGAATGGACAAAGCCATTTATATTCAAGACGCCAAACACGCAAAACACCATACCTCTAACGAAGGAAATATGCCCTAACAATTACTGTCATTTTATAATGGATTTAGGCAAAGTGATAGAGTACGGAGAGAAGGCGTCTTACGACTACGAGTTCTACCTATACTACTTTCCTCCTGAGGATTACTTTGATATTTTTTATCACGAGAAAATTGTAAAGGGCAAGGTATTTATTAGGTCGAACCTGATATCAGACGTTGATGCCGAAAGCTATGCCTCTATAGTCAAGAGACAAACCAGTACGGGAATTTCTTTAAGTTTCAGTAATTGA
- a CDS encoding DUF5658 family protein, translated as MWVEIFAFYLAHFDDFLTTRMALSRVGNAYEGNFFLRKIASSTWRLLLYKLSLATLVVSLYLYLGSPSLISYLILGDTIFEFSISAWNLYQGYVGTRPKR; from the coding sequence TTGTGGGTCGAGATCTTCGCTTTTTACTTAGCCCACTTCGACGACTTCCTCACCACCAGGATGGCCCTCTCGAGGGTAGGAAACGCTTACGAGGGTAACTTCTTCCTGAGGAAGATAGCCTCTTCAACGTGGAGGTTACTCCTGTACAAGCTTTCCCTAGCAACTCTCGTGGTATCCCTTTACTTGTACCTAGGCTCGCCTTCATTGATATCGTATCTCATCTTGGGTGATACCATCTTCGAGTTTTCCATCTCTGCTTGGAACTTGTATCAGGGGTACGTTGGTACAAGGCCGAAGAGGTAG
- a CDS encoding alpha/beta hydrolase family protein produces the protein MDYVKVKNGDIEVPTWIIRAKEPTNKCIVYVHGGPWSDVDDSWNILISPLVQAGFNVVAPNFRGSNGYGSKFNLMDVGDPGGGDLSDVVAVRDYVHEKKIAEKVGIMGYSLWRLYDLVSAGKGTG, from the coding sequence GTGGACTACGTTAAAGTTAAGAACGGAGACATTGAAGTCCCTACGTGGATCATAAGGGCAAAGGAGCCAACCAATAAATGCATTGTTTACGTTCATGGGGGACCATGGTCTGATGTTGACGACAGCTGGAATATATTAATATCTCCTTTAGTCCAGGCTGGATTTAACGTTGTTGCCCCCAACTTCAGGGGTTCCAATGGTTATGGAAGCAAGTTCAACTTGATGGATGTGGGGGACCCAGGAGGCGGAGACTTAAGCGACGTAGTAGCAGTCCGGGATTACGTTCATGAAAAGAAAATCGCGGAGAAGGTAGGAATTATGGGTTATAGTTTATGGAGGTTATATGACCTTGTTAGCGCTGGGAAAGGCACCGGATAA
- a CDS encoding prolyl oligopeptidase family serine peptidase, which translates to MLALGKAPDKWDFGVAGASVTDWIEMNDLSDSFFKGFIEVLFMGKNLELMKDRSPITYVNNVRSPICIIHSHNDSRTPLIPVLKYIQKLQENKKTFYLHVIPNLGHTIYRKDDAVDIVLPALIFLKKMLQ; encoded by the coding sequence TTGTTAGCGCTGGGAAAGGCACCGGATAAATGGGACTTTGGAGTTGCAGGAGCGTCTGTAACAGATTGGATTGAAATGAATGATTTATCTGACTCATTTTTCAAGGGATTCATAGAGGTCCTGTTCATGGGTAAGAATTTAGAGCTAATGAAGGATAGATCTCCCATCACTTACGTTAACAACGTAAGGTCACCCATATGCATAATACATTCCCATAACGACTCTAGGACACCCCTGATTCCCGTGCTAAAGTATATACAAAAGCTTCAGGAAAACAAGAAAACGTTCTACTTACACGTTATCCCAAATTTGGGACATACCATTTACAGAAAGGACGATGCTGTAGACATAGTGTTACCGGCTTTAATCTTCCTTAAGAAAATGTTGCAATGA